The genomic segment GAAGCTCGGAGATCTTCTCGTTGATCGCAGTGCGGTTGGCGTCCGGCTTGCTCGGGCTGGTGGTGTTGACGGAGGCCTCGTCCGACTCGTCGTCGATGATCAGTACCGGGATCTCGCTCAGCAGCGGGCCGATCTTCTTGAGGTCCGTGACCAGCTTGGCCAGCACGGACTTGTTCTTCTTGACGACCATCAGCCGTGCCGCGCTGTGGCGGAGGTTGCGCGGGTCGTACAGCGGCAGCGTCTGCTCGCGCTTCTCGATCTCCAGCGCTCCGATGCCCTGCGCCAGCGGCTTGTAGTCGTTGTCCCGGGTGGTGAGCCGGATGATGTCGAAGGCGCCGCGGGTGGAGGGCAGTCCGCCGTGCCGCAGGAACTTGTCCTGGACCCACGCCTCGTCCGCGGCGTAGTCGGATTCCACTTCGCTCGCGCCGCGCAGGATGTTCTCCCGGCCGACCAGCTCCATGTCCAGGCGGCGCTGGGTCTGGGCGCGGAGGAGGTTGAGCGTGCCGCCCAGGACGATGACCAGCCGGTAGCCCGCGTCGACGGCCTTGGCGATCACGCCGGTGAAGTTGGCGGTCTTGCCCGACTGGACGTAGCCGACGACCAGGCCCCGCGACTGGTACGGCTGCTCGGCCGTCGGGTCGGCCAGCCGCTCGACGACCCGCTCGGCGGCCTCGTCGAGGTTCGCGACGGCGTCGGCGTCCCATCCCTTGCGGGCCAGCAGCTCCGCGTACCTGGGCCAGTACCAGTGGTGCCCCTGCTGTTCCCGCCGGCCGCGCCACGGGGTGAACTCCCGGCTGATGACGACCGGTCCGGTCAGCTTGGACACCGGGATCAGGGTGTCGAGCACCTTGCGGGTCTCCGGCTCCAGACCGAGCCCTGCGTGGATGGCGGCCCGGCGCTCCTCCGTCCGCGGTTCCGTGTCCGTCCAGTCCGCCCGTGAGTCGAAGTCCCAGTCGGCGAGCTGCCTGCGCCACAGCCACAGCAGGGCGTGGTCGGTGTGCGCCGTCGACAGGACGTCCCGGAGGGCGGCCTCGGTGAGGTCCGTGCCCTCGTGGTCCATGTCCTCCGCGTAGAAGCGGAGGGCTCGGGCCAGCGGCTTGGGGCCCTTCTTGCGCATACCGGCCAGGGCCGCGTCATGGAGGTCGTACAGGTCGCCGTGGGCGGAGGAGGCGGCGGAGGTGTCCTCTGTGGTCATCGGTGTGGGTCCTCGGGATGCGGGCGGTGGCGGGGCTCGGTCGGCAGCACGGTCGGCCGTGCTAGGGGATGCGGAAAGCCCGCAATTCGGTGGGCGGTTCGGGTGCGGGAGGCAGATCCGACAGGTCGATGCGGTAGGTGATGTCCTGGATGCGGGGACGGATCGTATCCGGCAATCCCGCGAGCAAGCGTTCGTCGAGGCGCGGCAGCCGGTCGTCGACCGGGAGCACCAGCGGCTCGGTGCGCGGTGACCACCGCTCGTCGTCGGGCTGCTCGGGGGACCAGCCTGCCGCGGCCAGGCGGCGGTCGAACGGGTGCAGGCCGCCCGGTGCTTCGTCGGCGATCCGGGCGCGAACGGCCTCCACGGCCTCGCTCAGCGTCCGGCCGTGGGCGCCGCCGCGGGTGAGCTGTACGGAGACCAGCCACAGGGCGCGGCCGGGGCTCGGGGACAACTGCCTGAGGCCCTGGATCGCGTGCCGGCGGTACTCGGAAGAGGTCGTTTTCACCTCGATGTCGTGGGCGACGAGACCGAAGTCGTGCTCTTCGCCGTCCGGGCCCTTCCACGAGGCGGCGGCCCGCTCCCAGCCGTGCTCGGAGGCCACGGAGTTGAGCACGATCAGCTCGCCGAGCAGGCCGAGACGTTTCTCCGTGGTGAGGGTCCGAGGCCGTGCCAGTAGCGCACCCCAGGCCCGGACGGTCTCGTTGAACGCCTGGTCGGGCGTGCGGTCGTGGACGATCACCCGCTCGGCGACGGCGTTGAGCAGGTCGTGGAAGTCGCGCAGCAGGCGTTGTTCGGTGAGTCGCAGCCGGGCCATGCGCACGCCCTCGTGCGCGATCTCCTCGATCCGTATCAACGGAAGCGGCGAGTGGGGCGTGCGCCGGCGCGGACCCAGTTCAAGATGCAGCGCGATGCCGCCGTCCTCCTCCACGACGTAGTCGACGCGCCGGCCACCGGAGGGCCGCAGCGGGATGGTGACACCCCGGCCGCTGCCGAGAAAGCTCTCGACCCGGCTCCAGGAGGCGTACGGCTGCCCGGCCGCCGCTGTGCCGCCCTCCCCGCCGCCTTGTATGCCGGGGCCCTCTCCGTCAGCTGTCATCGTCGCCCACCCGGTCCAGTTCACTGCGCGCCGCGGAGACCAGGATGGACTGCCAGAGCTGAAGGTTGTCCTTCTCCCGCGGCCCCGCGTACTCGGACTCGAACACCTTGTGCAGCAGGAGGTACATCAGGGACTTGAGCACCGGTGCGTCGTTGAACCCGCCCCGCCGGCCGCCGAGAATGGCGGCCCGGTAGTGCTGGTTGAGGATGATGGTGGGGTCCTCGCGGTCCAGATCGAAGAAGAGGTCGTTGTCCAGCTTCTCCCAGCGGACCGTGATGGGGTCCTCGTGCGACAGCAGCGGCAGCTCCTCCTCAATGGTCTGCCGGACCTCGGGGGCGATGCCTCTTCCGGGTCCGATGACCGGCTTGCGGGTGGTGCCGGAGCGCTTGCG from the Streptomyces xinghaiensis S187 genome contains:
- a CDS encoding PD-(D/E)XK motif protein — protein: MTADGEGPGIQGGGEGGTAAAGQPYASWSRVESFLGSGRGVTIPLRPSGGRRVDYVVEEDGGIALHLELGPRRRTPHSPLPLIRIEEIAHEGVRMARLRLTEQRLLRDFHDLLNAVAERVIVHDRTPDQAFNETVRAWGALLARPRTLTTEKRLGLLGELIVLNSVASEHGWERAAASWKGPDGEEHDFGLVAHDIEVKTTSSEYRRHAIQGLRQLSPSPGRALWLVSVQLTRGGAHGRTLSEAVEAVRARIADEAPGGLHPFDRRLAAAGWSPEQPDDERWSPRTEPLVLPVDDRLPRLDERLLAGLPDTIRPRIQDITYRIDLSDLPPAPEPPTELRAFRIP